One region of Roseovarius faecimaris genomic DNA includes:
- the grxD gene encoding Grx4 family monothiol glutaredoxin — MTDAKTQIEETVKANDVVLYMKGTKSMPQCGFSSRVAGVLNFMGVDYADVNVLTDDAIRQGIKDYSDWPTIPQLYVKGEFVGGCDIITEMTLSGELDTLFDENGVAYDKDAADKIREANA; from the coding sequence ATGACCGACGCCAAGACCCAGATCGAAGAAACCGTCAAAGCCAACGATGTGGTGCTTTACATGAAAGGCACCAAATCCATGCCGCAATGCGGGTTTTCCTCCCGCGTGGCGGGCGTGCTCAACTTCATGGGTGTGGACTATGCCGATGTGAACGTGCTGACCGATGACGCGATCCGTCAGGGCATCAAGGACTATTCCGACTGGCCCACCATCCCCCAGCTTTACGTCAAGGGTGAGTTTGTCGGTGGCTGCGATATCATCACCGAGATGACCCTCTCCGGGGAGCTGGACACCCTCTTTGACGAAAACGGCGTCGCCTATGACAAGGACGCCGCTGACAAGATCCGCGAAGCCAACGCCTGA
- a CDS encoding FAD-dependent oxidoreductase has translation MFDHFDTKHSSETAQLADLYDLVVVGAGVAGLNALYAATEYLPKGARVLLIDQKDMAGGMWNVAYDYVRLHQPHPMFTVGDLKWGWNKPPSYLAKRDEVRDHLASALAPIADRVQLDLRFGHTVTGCEDMRAEDGYRAAVTFHANGDAEESVTVQATRAIHAPGLDYRLAEPLVFSNGHVISILPQDLLETLAAHPGRPVYVVGGGKTGMDTILATLAENPEREVTLINGRGTNFLNRTKYLPNGLKRWTSGMLISRLFRDLALTFDGLNEDHLIDHFRRQHSSDPDSANGVFLYGLQSEEERARIEAGLAQRHDGYLEDVEGPAEAPVMRLRGGQRVDVPAGSIFVNCTGSFFRSPEKAHVHPFLSPQGTVMSINARDGFHFLTSVAGFFATHLLYRGQLANAGFYTLDLEELFRRNRNAWVGASSAQAYMNQVIAVQILPMMLLDRCALDFDRWYPLPRRIAGLIRMKSTAQADIAHCRGVLERVADRFEVRCAPV, from the coding sequence GTGTTTGATCATTTTGATACAAAGCATTCATCTGAAACCGCACAATTGGCCGATCTCTACGATCTTGTTGTCGTGGGGGCGGGCGTGGCGGGGCTGAACGCGCTTTATGCCGCGACAGAGTATCTGCCCAAGGGCGCACGGGTGCTTTTGATAGATCAGAAGGACATGGCGGGTGGCATGTGGAATGTCGCCTATGATTACGTGCGGCTGCACCAGCCACATCCCATGTTCACCGTGGGCGACCTGAAATGGGGATGGAACAAGCCCCCGTCCTACCTGGCAAAACGCGACGAGGTGCGCGACCACCTGGCCAGCGCTCTGGCCCCGATTGCCGACAGGGTACAGCTTGACCTGCGGTTCGGCCATACGGTGACGGGGTGTGAGGATATGCGCGCCGAGGACGGGTATCGCGCGGCGGTGACGTTTCATGCCAATGGCGACGCAGAGGAGAGCGTGACGGTTCAGGCCACGCGTGCCATTCATGCGCCGGGCCTCGATTACCGCCTTGCCGAACCGCTTGTCTTTTCCAACGGACATGTGATCTCGATCCTGCCGCAGGATCTGCTTGAGACGCTGGCGGCACATCCCGGCCGCCCGGTTTACGTGGTCGGCGGCGGCAAGACGGGGATGGACACGATCCTTGCCACGCTGGCGGAAAACCCCGAGCGGGAGGTGACGCTGATCAACGGGCGCGGGACGAATTTTCTCAACCGGACCAAGTATTTGCCGAATGGGTTGAAGCGCTGGACCTCGGGAATGCTGATTTCGCGTCTGTTCCGCGATCTGGCGCTGACTTTCGACGGGCTGAACGAGGACCATCTGATCGACCATTTCCGCCGCCAGCATTCGAGCGATCCCGACAGCGCCAACGGCGTGTTCCTCTACGGCCTGCAATCCGAGGAGGAGCGCGCGCGGATAGAGGCGGGGCTGGCGCAGCGCCATGACGGCTATCTTGAGGATGTCGAGGGGCCTGCTGAGGCGCCGGTGATGCGGCTGCGCGGCGGGCAGAGGGTGGATGTGCCTGCGGGCAGTATCTTTGTGAATTGCACGGGCTCTTTCTTTCGGTCGCCCGAGAAGGCCCATGTGCACCCGTTTCTGTCACCGCAGGGCACGGTGATGAGCATCAATGCGCGGGACGGGTTTCATTTTCTGACCAGCGTGGCGGGATTTTTTGCAACTCATCTGCTCTATCGCGGGCAACTTGCCAATGCGGGGTTTTACACCCTTGATCTGGAAGAGCTGTTTCGGCGGAACAGGAATGCATGGGTCGGCGCATCGTCGGCGCAGGCCTATATGAATCAGGTGATCGCGGTGCAGATATTGCCGATGATGCTGCTGGATCGCTGTGCGCTGGACTTTGACCGCTGGTATCCGCTGCCGCGGCGGATTGCCGGGCTGATCCGGATGAAATCCACCGCCCAGGCGGATATCGCACATTGTCGCGGCGTGCTAGAGCGGGTGGCGGACCGGTTCGAGGTCCGCTGCGCCCCCGTGTGA
- a CDS encoding BolA family protein: protein MPMHAQEIEDLIRAALPDAKITVEGDDGVHFSAEVIDESFRGMNRVQQQRAVYAALKGKMDGPNGDLHALALTTKAPD from the coding sequence ATGCCCATGCACGCCCAGGAAATCGAAGACCTGATCCGCGCCGCCCTGCCCGATGCCAAGATCACCGTGGAAGGCGACGATGGTGTGCATTTCTCTGCCGAGGTGATCGACGAGAGCTTTCGCGGCATGAACCGGGTGCAGCAGCAGCGCGCCGTCTATGCCGCCCTGAAGGGAAAGATGGACGGCCCCAATGGCGATTTGCACGCCCTGGCGCTGACCACCAAGGCCCCCGACTGA